The following proteins are encoded in a genomic region of Mahella australiensis 50-1 BON:
- a CDS encoding CCA tRNA nucleotidyltransferase has product MHKAITFGNASDEERLAMTIAKRLMQAGARCYLVGGAVRDRLLGIYTTDIDIEVYGLSYEEIAQLINPILHVDLVGKQFGVLKAHGHDIDIALPRIEKNTGAGHRDFDVTVDPELDIYQASRRRDFTINAIMLDLSTMEIIDPHGGLKDLESHVLRHVDDNTFADDPLRVYRAMQFAGRLEYTIAPETLALCRHVDTTALPKERIYNEFKKLLLQAKRPSMGLKYMPDLGLIQQYPELAALIGNPEDPKYHPGERDTWEHTLMVVDYAANLREKSMHPDVLMWAALCHDVGKPLATHVSKNGRVSATGHDKIGRSIAETLLNRITEHKHLIKAVLPLVEYHMQPLLLYKQKNKVTDGQLRRLANSVNYHELLLLSEADTMSKKSGAVSDAHIKWLRSRFDALNLIPGQKIKPIVQGKDLIAIGLRPGKLFSDLLHQAYEYQLDGMPKEEILEIIKQKAASHNI; this is encoded by the coding sequence ATGCATAAAGCCATCACTTTTGGCAATGCTTCGGATGAGGAACGCTTGGCTATGACTATAGCAAAAAGGCTTATGCAAGCCGGCGCTCGGTGTTACTTAGTAGGCGGAGCAGTAAGGGATCGCCTCCTCGGTATATATACCACAGATATAGATATAGAAGTATACGGATTAAGTTATGAAGAGATAGCGCAGCTTATAAACCCTATACTGCACGTTGATCTGGTGGGCAAACAGTTCGGCGTGTTGAAGGCTCATGGACACGATATAGATATAGCGCTGCCCAGGATAGAGAAAAACACCGGGGCTGGCCATAGGGATTTTGATGTAACAGTTGACCCTGAGCTCGATATATATCAAGCCTCACGCCGACGCGATTTTACCATAAATGCTATTATGCTGGATCTGTCTACTATGGAGATTATAGACCCTCATGGCGGCTTAAAAGATCTAGAATCCCATGTGCTGCGTCATGTCGATGACAATACATTCGCTGACGACCCATTGCGTGTCTATCGTGCTATGCAGTTCGCAGGACGTTTAGAATATACTATAGCGCCTGAAACCCTAGCTTTATGCAGGCATGTAGACACAACTGCGCTGCCTAAAGAACGCATATACAATGAGTTCAAAAAACTTCTATTACAAGCAAAAAGGCCGTCAATGGGCCTCAAATATATGCCTGATCTTGGATTAATACAACAGTATCCTGAACTGGCCGCCCTTATAGGTAATCCAGAGGATCCGAAATATCACCCCGGCGAGCGCGATACATGGGAGCATACGCTCATGGTAGTAGATTATGCAGCCAATCTGCGAGAAAAAAGCATGCATCCCGATGTACTCATGTGGGCAGCACTGTGCCATGATGTCGGTAAGCCGCTAGCCACACATGTTTCTAAAAATGGCAGGGTATCTGCAACCGGCCATGATAAAATCGGAAGGAGCATAGCCGAAACCCTTCTCAATCGCATAACCGAACACAAGCATTTAATAAAAGCGGTACTGCCATTGGTGGAATACCATATGCAGCCTTTATTATTATATAAGCAAAAGAATAAAGTAACGGATGGCCAGCTAAGAAGGCTGGCCAACTCTGTAAATTATCACGAATTGTTGCTATTATCGGAAGCTGATACCATGTCCAAAAAAAGCGGTGCTGTATCGGATGCGCACATAAAATGGCTTAGAAGTCGCTTTGACGCTCTAAACCTTATTCCGGGGCAAAAAATAAAGCCTATAGTACAAGGTAAAGACCTCATAGCCATAGGCTTACGACCCGGCAAACTATTCTCCGATCTACTTCATCAGGCATATGAATATCAGCTAGATGGTATGCCCAAAGAAGAGATACTTGAGATTATAAAACAAAAAGCTGCTTCTCATAACATATGA
- the amrA gene encoding AmmeMemoRadiSam system protein A, translating to MGRILASFVMPHPPIIVPEVGHGEEAAIAKTARSMDECAQRIAELKPNDIIIITPHGPVFRDAMALYYESSISGDLGSFRAPQVKISYDIDKPLTMAIADVASRYDITCALLDGRAMMRYGIDDSMDHGALVPLYFVEKRYHAPHLVHITYGFLSYEEIYAFGKAVQQAVEESDKNVVIIASGDLSHKLTPDSPNGYTPLGREFDEKLLDLLSKSDVAGIVSMDKRLIEEAAECGMRSIIAMLGALDGYEFSANVLSHEGPFGVGYGVVAVEVGNRSKERELLDSVKAKHFADMKRIRDGEDPYVALARQTVETYIRQGKVIKPGKDLPDEMLTKKAGVFVSIHKNGELRGCIGTISPVYENVASEIIHNAISASTRDPRFEPIEEDELDALEYSVDVLNPAEPVNSIEELDPKRYGVIVRRGYRSGLLLPDLEGVDTPQQQLSIALQKAGIRPDEPYTIERFTVERHK from the coding sequence ATGGGTAGGATTTTAGCATCATTCGTTATGCCTCATCCGCCGATAATTGTGCCTGAGGTGGGGCATGGCGAAGAAGCAGCGATCGCAAAAACCGCGCGGTCAATGGACGAATGTGCGCAGCGCATAGCTGAGCTCAAGCCCAACGACATCATTATAATAACACCACATGGTCCGGTATTCAGAGATGCTATGGCACTGTATTATGAAAGTAGCATAAGCGGCGACTTGGGTAGCTTTAGAGCTCCACAAGTGAAGATTTCCTACGATATAGATAAACCGCTTACCATGGCTATAGCCGATGTAGCATCTAGGTACGATATTACATGTGCTTTGCTGGATGGTAGGGCTATGATGCGTTATGGCATAGATGATAGTATGGATCACGGGGCTTTAGTGCCGCTATATTTCGTTGAAAAGCGCTATCATGCGCCACATCTCGTTCATATTACGTATGGATTTCTATCATATGAGGAGATATATGCCTTCGGCAAGGCTGTGCAACAAGCGGTGGAAGAAAGCGATAAAAATGTGGTTATCATAGCCAGCGGGGACCTTTCGCACAAACTTACACCCGATTCGCCAAACGGTTATACGCCTCTAGGAAGGGAATTTGATGAGAAACTGTTGGATTTATTATCTAAGAGCGATGTAGCAGGCATAGTAAGCATGGATAAGCGACTTATAGAAGAAGCTGCCGAATGCGGCATGCGTTCTATTATAGCGATGTTGGGTGCATTGGATGGCTATGAATTTTCAGCAAATGTATTATCTCATGAAGGACCCTTTGGCGTAGGTTATGGTGTCGTAGCCGTAGAAGTAGGGAATAGATCAAAAGAAAGGGAACTGTTGGACAGTGTAAAAGCAAAGCATTTTGCTGATATGAAACGCATACGGGATGGCGAGGATCCATATGTAGCATTAGCCCGGCAAACTGTAGAGACATATATAAGGCAAGGTAAAGTTATAAAGCCCGGCAAAGATTTACCGGATGAGATGTTGACTAAAAAAGCAGGGGTTTTTGTATCCATTCATAAAAATGGAGAATTGAGAGGATGTATAGGTACGATAAGCCCTGTGTATGAGAATGTGGCTTCTGAGATTATACACAACGCTATAAGCGCCAGCACACGGGATCCTCGTTTTGAACCAATAGAAGAAGATGAGCTGGATGCTCTTGAGTATTCTGTAGACGTATTAAATCCGGCTGAGCCTGTAAATTCTATTGAAGAACTCGATCCCAAGCGCTATGGTGTTATAGTACGGCGAGGATATAGGAGTGGGCTTTTATTACCTGATTTGGAAGGGGTGGATACACCGCAGCAGCAGCTTTCTATAGCATTGCAAAAGGCCGGGATACGTCCCGATGAACCTTATACCATAGAGCGCTTTACTGTAGAGAGGCATAAATGA
- the obgE gene encoding GTPase ObgE: MFVDRAKIYVKSGDGGNGAISFRREKYVPRGGPDGGDGGDGGNVILQADQNMNTLMDFKYKVHYKAQRGQHGQGSNMRGRNGEDLIIKVPVGTVVIDAESSMIIGDLINDGQQIIVAYGGKGGKGNAHFTTSVRQTPRFAQEGEPGQERWVILELKMIADVGLIGFPNAGKSTILSIMTAARPKIADYPFTTLSPNLGVAYAPDGRSFVLADIPGLIEGAHEGTGLGYEFLRHVERTRLLLHVVDASGMAGRDPVDDFYKINEELRLYNEELAKRPQIILANKMDLPEAQQNFERIKEAADKCGYKIFAVSAAKGQGFEQVLYEVLKMLDSLPKHEGFVSEQAEVVYVPKQELNYNIKKDDESYIVEGSLIDKLLRMTNIDDPDSLAYFQKVLEDNGVFKALKAQGARNGCTVKIGAIEFDYIE, translated from the coding sequence ATGTTTGTAGACAGAGCGAAAATATATGTAAAAAGCGGTGATGGCGGCAATGGTGCTATATCCTTCCGCCGCGAAAAATATGTGCCCCGTGGGGGGCCGGACGGTGGCGATGGTGGCGACGGCGGCAATGTCATATTGCAGGCTGATCAAAATATGAATACCCTTATGGATTTCAAGTATAAAGTGCATTATAAAGCGCAGCGCGGTCAGCATGGTCAAGGCAGCAATATGCGCGGTAGAAACGGTGAAGACCTTATAATAAAGGTGCCTGTAGGTACCGTCGTCATAGACGCCGAATCCAGTATGATAATAGGCGACTTAATAAACGATGGTCAGCAAATCATAGTAGCCTATGGCGGCAAAGGCGGTAAAGGCAACGCACATTTTACTACTTCGGTGCGCCAGACTCCGCGCTTTGCCCAGGAGGGAGAACCAGGTCAGGAAAGATGGGTTATATTGGAGCTTAAGATGATAGCCGATGTAGGGCTTATAGGTTTTCCCAATGCCGGTAAATCGACAATATTATCTATCATGACGGCTGCCAGGCCTAAAATAGCAGATTACCCTTTTACTACATTATCGCCGAATTTGGGCGTGGCTTATGCGCCGGATGGACGCAGCTTTGTATTGGCTGACATTCCCGGGCTCATAGAAGGAGCTCATGAGGGTACAGGGCTTGGGTATGAGTTTTTACGCCATGTAGAGAGAACACGGCTTTTATTGCATGTGGTAGATGCATCTGGAATGGCTGGACGCGATCCTGTGGACGATTTTTATAAAATAAATGAAGAATTGCGCCTTTATAATGAAGAACTGGCTAAAAGGCCTCAAATAATATTGGCTAATAAGATGGATCTGCCGGAAGCACAGCAGAATTTTGAGCGCATAAAAGAAGCAGCCGATAAATGCGGTTATAAAATATTTGCTGTATCGGCAGCCAAAGGACAAGGCTTCGAGCAGGTATTATACGAGGTATTGAAAATGCTGGATAGCTTACCCAAGCATGAGGGTTTTGTTTCCGAGCAAGCAGAGGTAGTTTATGTACCCAAGCAAGAGTTAAATTATAATATAAAAAAAGACGATGAGAGTTATATAGTAGAAGGCAGCCTTATAGATAAACTGCTGCGCATGACCAATATAGACGACCCCGATTCGCTGGCATACTTTCAAAAAGTGCTCGAAGACAACGGCGTTTTCAAAGCGCTCAAGGCTCAAGGCGCCAGAAACGGCTGTACGGTGAAAATTGGAGCTATAGAGTTTGATTACATAGAGTGA
- the rplU gene encoding 50S ribosomal protein L21 — MYAIIKACGKQYKVQEGDIVEMERLNAEEGQTITFDEVVMLSGDDEVKIGKPVVEGASVQAQVLEHGKGPKITVFKYKPKKDYRKKQGHRQPYTKVRITAITI, encoded by the coding sequence GTGTACGCTATTATAAAGGCTTGCGGCAAACAATATAAGGTACAAGAAGGCGATATAGTCGAAATGGAAAGGCTGAATGCCGAGGAAGGGCAGACGATTACATTCGATGAAGTCGTAATGTTGTCCGGTGACGATGAAGTCAAAATAGGCAAACCTGTTGTTGAAGGCGCATCGGTACAGGCTCAAGTGCTTGAGCATGGCAAGGGCCCTAAAATAACGGTTTTTAAGTATAAGCCTAAAAAAGATTATCGCAAAAAGCAAGGCCATCGTCAGCCATATACGAAAGTGCGCATAACTGCTATAACCATATGA
- the amrS gene encoding AmmeMemoRadiSam system radical SAM enzyme gives MKEALYYEKAANDAVRCLLCPHHCLIRPGKAGICRVRQNVGGRLIATSYERISSMALDPIEKKPLYHFYPGSYILSVGSTGCNFRCQFCQNWSIAQQDAPTRRASSDQLVGIGDKDGSIGIAYTYNEPLIWYEYVLECAKKARTRGLKNVLVTNGFIEEQPLMELLPYIDAMNIDLKSFRNDYYRKICKGEINAVLRTIQRAAANTHVEVTTLIVTGLNDSDDEISELSQWLASVDKGIPMHLSRYFPNYKMMLPPTPVETLRRLKNVADKNLSYVYIGNIIGIDDNTYCPRCGKLLIRRDIIPMVTGIKDSCCIQCGLKIKGVFKEEDRWT, from the coding sequence ATGAAAGAAGCATTGTATTATGAAAAGGCTGCCAACGATGCGGTTCGGTGTTTATTGTGTCCGCATCACTGTCTTATAAGACCTGGCAAAGCTGGTATATGCCGCGTGCGCCAAAATGTGGGAGGCCGCTTAATAGCAACATCATACGAGCGTATTTCATCGATGGCGCTCGATCCTATAGAGAAAAAGCCTCTTTATCACTTTTATCCTGGGAGTTATATACTGTCGGTGGGTTCTACGGGATGTAATTTTCGATGCCAGTTCTGCCAGAATTGGTCTATAGCTCAACAGGATGCACCGACTAGACGAGCATCATCTGATCAGTTGGTGGGTATAGGAGACAAGGATGGCAGTATAGGTATAGCATATACGTATAATGAACCGCTTATATGGTACGAATATGTGCTGGAGTGTGCCAAAAAAGCCAGAACGCGCGGGCTGAAGAATGTGCTGGTAACCAATGGGTTTATAGAAGAACAGCCGCTTATGGAATTACTGCCTTATATAGATGCAATGAATATAGACTTAAAGAGTTTTAGAAACGATTATTACCGTAAAATATGCAAAGGCGAGATAAACGCGGTTTTGCGTACTATACAAAGAGCAGCTGCCAATACGCATGTGGAGGTTACTACCCTTATAGTTACCGGTTTGAACGACAGTGATGATGAAATAAGCGAGCTTTCGCAGTGGTTGGCATCGGTAGATAAGGGTATACCGATGCACCTTTCTCGCTATTTCCCAAATTATAAAATGATGCTGCCGCCGACTCCTGTAGAAACATTACGGCGATTGAAAAATGTAGCCGATAAAAATCTGTCGTATGTGTATATAGGTAATATAATAGGTATAGATGACAACACTTACTGCCCGAGATGTGGCAAGCTGCTTATAAGGCGCGATATTATACCTATGGTTACAGGTATAAAAGATAGTTGCTGCATACAGTGCGGCTTAAAAATAAAAGGTGTTTTTAAGGAGGAAGATCGATGGACATAG
- a CDS encoding cytochrome c biogenesis CcdA family protein: MSELIMRGALCLNGSLSSAVVFFEGLASFLSPCVLPLIPVYITYLTGQSIDNITRHSNAKRALIWNGLAFVIGFSIIFILLGATATSIGRFLLQNSRLFSRIGGIIVIFFSLFQMDIIPIRWLNYEKRLNTGNTVPGFIGSLLMGMGFSFGWTPCIGPILSSVLIMAGNASTLWEGISLLAIYSLGLGLPFMLIAIFFEYLLGYLQSIYKYMKAIKIISGTLLMIIGLLMITGRWETLFQIT, translated from the coding sequence GTGTCGGAATTGATAATGAGAGGTGCGTTATGCTTGAACGGTAGTTTATCATCGGCTGTAGTATTTTTTGAGGGACTGGCTTCTTTTTTATCCCCATGTGTGCTTCCTCTTATACCTGTATATATTACCTATTTAACTGGTCAATCCATTGACAATATAACACGACACAGTAACGCTAAAAGAGCATTGATATGGAATGGCCTGGCTTTTGTTATAGGATTTTCTATAATATTTATCCTGCTAGGTGCCACAGCAACCAGCATAGGACGTTTTTTATTGCAAAATAGCCGATTATTCAGTCGTATAGGCGGCATTATAGTTATATTCTTCAGTTTATTTCAAATGGATATCATACCCATACGATGGCTTAATTATGAAAAGCGCCTGAACACAGGAAACACTGTGCCAGGTTTTATCGGTTCGCTCTTAATGGGAATGGGTTTCAGCTTTGGTTGGACGCCATGTATAGGACCCATTCTGTCGTCAGTGCTGATAATGGCTGGTAATGCTTCTACTCTATGGGAGGGTATATCGCTGTTGGCCATATATTCGCTCGGTTTAGGCTTGCCATTTATGCTCATAGCGATATTTTTTGAATATTTGCTGGGATATCTGCAGAGCATTTATAAATATATGAAAGCTATAAAAATCATAAGCGGTACCTTGCTTATGATTATAGGTCTGCTTATGATAACCGGCAGATGGGAAACGTTATTTCAAATAACATAA
- a CDS encoding MBL fold metallo-hydrolase, with amino-acid sequence MDIVMQWLGQAGFVLNLADGVKVCIDPYLSHSVESAEGLHRLMPINTMPEQLDCDIIISTHDHLDHFDPDTIIPIYNESDAIFMGPSSCLEHYKALGLSPDRFHVLDRGQQKTLMGLSLKAVTAEHTSGKYSDAIGLVIDDGTYVIYHTGDSEYTEEVVHEVTGLRPDIMFVPINGRWGNMTAQEAAQLVSAVQPKIAVPMHYGMFAENTADPQEFIDACAGIGWHGTIILPHML; translated from the coding sequence ATGGACATAGTTATGCAATGGTTGGGACAAGCTGGATTTGTTTTAAATTTAGCTGATGGGGTGAAGGTATGCATTGATCCATATCTTTCACATTCTGTAGAGAGCGCCGAAGGGTTGCATAGGTTGATGCCGATAAATACCATGCCAGAACAGTTAGACTGCGATATTATCATAAGCACGCATGACCATTTGGATCACTTTGACCCGGATACAATAATACCTATTTATAATGAAAGCGATGCGATATTTATGGGGCCCTCATCGTGCTTGGAACATTATAAGGCACTGGGGCTATCACCTGATAGATTTCATGTGTTGGATCGCGGACAGCAGAAAACACTTATGGGACTATCGCTTAAAGCGGTAACGGCTGAGCACACATCTGGTAAATACAGCGATGCTATAGGCCTGGTTATAGATGATGGTACCTATGTCATATACCATACAGGGGATTCGGAGTATACAGAAGAAGTGGTACATGAGGTGACCGGCCTAAGACCCGATATCATGTTTGTGCCGATAAACGGAAGATGGGGCAATATGACAGCCCAGGAGGCTGCACAGCTCGTTTCGGCTGTACAACCTAAGATAGCTGTACCGATGCATTATGGCATGTTTGCAGAGAATACCGCCGACCCGCAGGAATTTATAGATGCCTGTGCTGGTATAGGATGGCATGGCACTATTATATTGCCTCATATGTTATGA
- a CDS encoding peroxiredoxin family protein, translating into MKWRNLKNILLITIIIAVTVSGCSSGSNPISQDITDKQNDIDTQSPQEQTETPATEGNTDNQTALKEALLEGMMDIPIEDFELEDLNGDKIKLSDYKGKIVLLNFWATWCPPCREEMPYFQEIYEEYKDYDVVVLTVNSTSVELRGGTDSEQAEKNARKFMEDNGYTFPVLLDKDDEVWAIYQQRGIPANYIIDKDGIVRYAFGGAYPNKEQIIQYIENIRAIE; encoded by the coding sequence ATGAAATGGAGAAACTTAAAAAACATATTGCTTATAACAATAATAATAGCTGTGACCGTATCCGGATGTTCTTCCGGTTCAAATCCGATTTCTCAAGATATAACCGATAAACAGAACGATATCGATACGCAGTCACCGCAAGAACAAACCGAAACGCCTGCAACCGAAGGGAATACTGATAACCAAACTGCATTAAAAGAAGCTTTGCTGGAAGGCATGATGGATATCCCTATAGAAGATTTTGAATTAGAAGATCTAAATGGCGACAAAATAAAGCTTTCTGATTATAAAGGCAAGATCGTGCTGCTCAATTTCTGGGCTACATGGTGTCCGCCATGCCGAGAAGAAATGCCTTATTTCCAGGAAATATATGAAGAGTATAAAGATTATGATGTGGTTGTACTGACGGTAAATTCCACATCGGTGGAACTCAGAGGTGGCACCGATAGCGAACAAGCTGAGAAAAACGCAAGAAAATTTATGGAAGATAACGGTTATACCTTTCCGGTCCTTTTAGATAAAGACGATGAGGTATGGGCTATTTATCAACAGAGAGGAATACCAGCCAATTATATAATCGATAAAGATGGCATAGTCCGCTATGCCTTCGGTGGAGCATATCCTAATAAGGAGCAGATAATTCAATATATAGAAAATATTAGAGCCATAGAGTGA
- a CDS encoding ribosomal-processing cysteine protease Prp produces MISVKFYKAENGSIKGFSIEGHANYGDEGGDIVCAAVSMVAQTTALSLQELLNIPIQLEMDKGNMICFLPDEYGRTQDDAQLLLRAMELGLKNIEQGYKGNIRIIEEGV; encoded by the coding sequence ATGATATCGGTAAAATTCTATAAAGCCGAGAATGGAAGTATAAAAGGATTTTCTATAGAAGGCCATGCAAATTATGGCGACGAGGGCGGCGATATTGTATGCGCGGCCGTATCCATGGTAGCTCAGACTACCGCGTTGTCGCTGCAGGAGTTGCTGAATATACCTATACAGCTTGAGATGGATAAAGGCAATATGATATGCTTTTTACCCGATGAATATGGGCGGACACAGGATGATGCGCAATTGTTGCTCAGAGCTATGGAATTGGGATTGAAAAATATAGAACAAGGTTATAAAGGCAATATTAGAATTATCGAGGAAGGGGTGTAA
- the rpmA gene encoding 50S ribosomal protein L27, whose protein sequence is MDLQLFAHKKGMGSTRNGRESESKRLGAKRADGQFVLAGNILVRQRGTKIHPGLNVGIGSDDTLFAKVNGILKFEKKGRDKTVASVYEQSAVQ, encoded by the coding sequence ATAGATTTACAGCTATTTGCTCATAAAAAAGGTATGGGTAGTACCAGAAACGGACGTGAAAGTGAATCGAAGCGCCTTGGAGCAAAGAGGGCCGATGGTCAGTTCGTTTTGGCAGGCAATATCCTAGTAAGGCAACGCGGTACCAAGATTCATCCAGGGCTCAACGTGGGTATAGGCAGTGACGATACGCTGTTTGCAAAAGTCAATGGCATATTAAAGTTCGAGAAGAAAGGCCGCGATAAGACCGTAGCCAGCGTTTATGAGCAATCTGCTGTACAATAA
- a CDS encoding polysaccharide pyruvyl transferase family protein, translating to MLIGIIGYYGFNNLGDELNLKAIMNNMKRQYGHDTQFIVFSDCKVIEGQVDYRIVGVNYFPQGNTIDIMNRCDLLIIGGGGMVYLGEYWFPFMSDAVTTPYIIYRVGIDDRATSPSVINHYQKLFDKSIGISVRDSYSLNAFMRYFSGQAERIPEAIWALPLCQNDVNIINQSRLKIGINLRCFGNNQPTLYATFIPFLRWLKQMGHQIYFIPCQVMKSNPALNDNNIHRMIAPEGSFILKDEASSEERYNSIASTDICVGMRLHFLVSALKHSIPVIALNYHTKVKALMDDMNLREYCVDPYNSNISTILQQRFTEILKHRSNISQQLTQSNAVLVSKALTCIQYNPNCNS from the coding sequence ATGTTGATAGGAATTATAGGCTATTATGGCTTCAATAATTTAGGTGATGAGCTTAATCTTAAGGCAATAATGAATAATATGAAGAGACAATACGGCCATGATACGCAGTTTATCGTATTTAGCGATTGCAAGGTTATCGAAGGCCAGGTAGACTACCGAATTGTAGGCGTCAATTATTTTCCGCAAGGTAATACTATCGATATCATGAATCGCTGCGATTTATTGATAATAGGTGGAGGTGGTATGGTATATTTGGGGGAATATTGGTTCCCGTTTATGAGCGACGCCGTAACCACGCCCTACATTATATACCGCGTAGGTATAGATGATAGAGCAACATCACCAAGCGTTATAAACCACTATCAAAAATTGTTTGATAAATCCATAGGTATAAGCGTACGCGATAGCTATAGTTTGAACGCTTTCATGCGATATTTTTCCGGTCAAGCCGAAAGGATACCCGAGGCCATATGGGCTCTGCCATTATGTCAAAATGATGTAAATATCATCAATCAATCTAGGCTAAAAATAGGCATAAATTTAAGATGTTTTGGCAACAATCAACCGACATTATATGCGACCTTCATACCATTTTTGAGATGGTTGAAGCAGATGGGGCATCAAATTTATTTTATCCCGTGCCAGGTAATGAAGTCTAATCCCGCTCTAAACGATAACAACATACACCGTATGATTGCCCCTGAAGGCTCCTTCATATTAAAAGATGAAGCATCTTCAGAAGAAAGATATAATTCCATAGCATCCACGGATATATGCGTAGGCATGCGCCTTCATTTTTTGGTATCGGCGTTAAAACACAGCATACCAGTTATTGCTTTAAATTACCATACCAAAGTAAAAGCCCTCATGGATGACATGAATCTTAGAGAATATTGCGTAGACCCATATAACTCAAATATAAGCACTATATTGCAACAACGCTTTACGGAAATTCTAAAACACAGAAGTAACATATCACAGCAATTAACTCAATCGAATGCTGTGTTAGTCTCCAAAGCTCTAACATGCATCCAATATAATCCCAACTGTAATTCGTAA
- a CDS encoding CgeB family protein has product MRFLFTNSAPIISYGLATGFSQLGHSVKVVNLASEYHKDNKILYRIISTYNPDFVICEGGDSLYPLLFPALDNLHVPLIYWAIEDPPDFERLSLPFACKARYVFTPALECIEQYAHHGIKAHLLMFACNPDFHKKVPPRKDLKNDIVFMGNNYFRHAARNEGRKIILEPIINAGLNIKIYGLDWWLNPAYGFTIGKNLYGGYMPYEDLPGLYASTKIVLGLHSVNTSPTMMSMRTFEVLGCGAFYLTQHTPAIESLFTNYKHLVWSKSSEQTLELVRYYLEHDTERQTIASAGQQEVYAHHTYKQRAQDILNIIRRY; this is encoded by the coding sequence ATGAGATTCTTATTTACTAATAGCGCCCCCATAATAAGCTATGGATTAGCAACGGGGTTTAGCCAATTAGGTCACAGCGTCAAAGTTGTGAATCTAGCAAGCGAATACCATAAGGATAACAAAATATTATATAGGATAATATCAACTTATAATCCCGATTTTGTAATATGCGAGGGCGGTGATAGCCTGTACCCGTTATTATTTCCGGCTCTGGATAATTTGCATGTACCATTAATATATTGGGCTATAGAAGACCCTCCAGATTTTGAACGCTTATCGCTGCCTTTCGCCTGCAAAGCCCGTTATGTATTTACCCCGGCTCTGGAATGTATAGAGCAATACGCTCATCATGGCATAAAAGCGCATCTGCTTATGTTCGCCTGTAACCCTGATTTCCACAAAAAAGTACCGCCCCGCAAAGACTTAAAAAACGACATAGTCTTTATGGGCAATAATTACTTCAGACATGCTGCCCGCAATGAAGGCCGTAAGATAATACTGGAGCCAATAATAAACGCTGGACTGAATATAAAGATATATGGGCTCGATTGGTGGCTTAATCCAGCGTACGGTTTCACTATAGGTAAAAACTTATACGGCGGTTATATGCCTTATGAAGATTTGCCAGGACTATACGCTAGCACAAAGATAGTGCTGGGGCTACATTCGGTAAATACTTCGCCGACTATGATGAGCATGCGCACTTTTGAAGTGCTAGGTTGCGGGGCTTTCTATCTCACTCAGCATACCCCGGCTATTGAAAGCCTATTTACAAATTATAAACACTTGGTATGGTCTAAATCATCGGAGCAAACGCTTGAATTAGTACGGTACTATCTCGAGCATGATACCGAAAGGCAAACTATAGCATCGGCAGGACAGCAAGAAGTATATGCTCATCATACTTATAAGCAAAGAGCTCAAGATATTTTAAATATTATAAGAAGGTATTGA